One Mya arenaria isolate MELC-2E11 chromosome 5, ASM2691426v1 genomic window carries:
- the LOC128234373 gene encoding uncharacterized protein LOC128234373, translating into MKELFTYVEDQWMESSLWSTTEWSVYRQTIRTNNDTEGWHRRLNFSAGRSTLQFYVLLSLLLRESKMVKVTHQLVSEAALGRQRRERYRYIDARIMDEWDSYDSHEVNCEEFLKNPKGQHKSSEAKKPSENQEQKTRDSYNDYC; encoded by the exons ATGAAAGAACTTTTCACATACGTTGAGGATCAGTGGATGGAGAGCTCCCTCTGGAGCACCACTGAGTGGTCTGTCTACCGACAGACGATACGAACCAACAATGACACCGAAG GCTGGCATCGTCGTTTGAACTTTTCTGCCGGTCGGTCAACCCTGCAGTTTTACGTTTTGCTGAGTCTGCTGCTGAGGGAATCAAAGATGGTGAAGGTAACACATCAACTGGTGTCGGAGGCAGCCCTTGGCCGTCAGCGTCGAGAGCGTTACAGATACATCGACGCCAGGATCATGGATGAGTGGGACTCATACGATTCGCATGAGGTCAACTGCGAGGAGttcctgaaaaat CCAAAGGGGCAACACAAGTCGAGCGAGGCAAAAAAGCCGAGCGAAAATCAAGAGCAGAAAACAAGAGATTCTTACAACGACTACTGTTGA
- the LOC128234666 gene encoding uncharacterized protein LOC128234666, with amino-acid sequence MNLWTTWTSGEGRERSSRRGSHTLTTPLGSLNALHSVQKTSGLFDTFQAGNETVAGKASKHFLYGDMEPGTGFALGTGDAGLEPGSADLGELLPLDMMEGDFLDSFLDLSNFLDMQDSDQAAVSAVNMGDVNGKLDFSGITSHLDTEPAVTITEIPTPSVGHALKKRKFVEYSEGDDADVDVITVKIDEGPVDLGPEVAEADHDYVVRKKQKLATIADFDPTAVEVIDSSASECRSAPVHVSTSGRGKDKYRERRDKNNEASRRSRQIRKNKFKDMDKEADELEHKNETLRKKIVELEAMAKTMKAMLIQKMTAK; translated from the exons ATGAACTTGTGGACTACTTGGACATCGGGGGAGGGCAGGGAGAGGAGTTCGAGGAGGGGAAGTCACACCTTAACGACCCCACTCGGCTCCTTGAATGCACTACATTCGGTACAGAAGACCAGTGGCCTATTTGACACCT TTCAGGCTGGCAACGAGACTGTTGCTGGCAAGGCCTCGAAGCACTTCCTGTACGGGGACATGGAGCCGGGGACCGGATTTGCACTGGGAACCGGGGATGCGGGGCTCGAACCTGGGTCGGCCGATCTAGGCGAGCTCCTGCCACTCGACATGATGGAGGGGGATTTCCTGGATAGTTTCCTGGACCTGTCAAACTTCTTAGACATGCAG GACTCTGACCAGGCAGCTGTATCCGCGGTTAACATGGGAGACGTGAACGGGAAGCTCGACTTCTCCGGAATTACTTCCCATCTCGACACAGAGCCAGCTGTCACAATTACGGAAATCCCAACGCCTTCAGTCGGACACGCTCTGAAGAAACGCAAGTTTGTGGAGTACTCAGAGGGTGATGATGCTGATGTTGACGTTATCACGGTCAAGATCGATGAAGGTCCAGTGGACCTCGGGCCCGAGGTCGCTGAAGCCGATCATGACTACGTCGTCAGGAAGAAGCAGAAGCTGGCTACGATTGCTGACTTTGACCCCACAGCTGTGGAGGTCATTGATTCGTCAGCGTCTGAGTGCCGTTCTGCGCCTGTACACGTCTCAACCTCCGGCCGGGGGAAGGACAAGTACAGGGAACGACGGGATAAGAACAACGAGGCGTCAAGACGATCAAGACAAATCAGGAAAAATAAATTCAAGGATATGGACAAAGAAGCTGATGAACTGGAGCACAAGAACGAAACGCTGAGAAAGAAGATTGTAGAGCTGGAGGCTATGGCGAAAACCATGAAAGCCATGCTTATTCAGAAGATGACGGCAAAGTGA